One Nesterenkonia populi DNA window includes the following coding sequences:
- a CDS encoding DUF418 domain-containing protein produces the protein MSAEHEESQNGAPTSAQAHTAPASSASPVRLHAVDALRALALLGIISVNVWFFARPDTIVGALTGELDTAQPTGADQVVRFTSSLLFEGKSYVVFSFLFGLSFVLAWARAAETGASEARRSLRRSAALIVLGALHGIFLFFGDILLAYGILGMLLLAVRRISAKPALIIAGCLYALVMAVVLGSAALMAMMDAAAGGDAMGGGFDFGLSAEDVTEAYTGSIGSYLLYQLIAWIVMVFNILLGQGPLAFAAFLVGLVVGRARLIERLLAGEFATGRLLAMALPALAFGLLVSGLGSWLAWGPPGTAGHDGGAWAMMGQALALAAGPIQSFGYVVVLLLAFRSGAFDWLVRLLAPAGRMSLTNYLLQSLVLMLIFAAPGLGLAGQLEAGAVGGIVLALWAAQLLVSHLWFAKFKRGPLEAPVRAWTYREKA, from the coding sequence ATGAGCGCGGAGCATGAAGAGAGTCAGAACGGAGCACCCACGAGCGCACAGGCCCACACGGCGCCGGCGTCGTCGGCCTCTCCCGTCCGGCTGCATGCGGTGGATGCGCTGCGGGCGTTGGCGCTGCTGGGGATCATCTCCGTGAACGTGTGGTTCTTCGCCCGCCCTGACACCATCGTCGGAGCCCTCACCGGGGAATTGGACACTGCTCAGCCCACCGGCGCCGACCAGGTCGTCCGCTTCACCTCCAGCCTGCTGTTCGAGGGCAAGTCGTATGTGGTCTTCAGCTTCCTGTTCGGGCTGAGCTTTGTGCTCGCCTGGGCGCGCGCCGCCGAGACGGGGGCCTCCGAGGCCCGGCGCTCGCTGCGCCGCTCCGCGGCGCTGATCGTGCTGGGCGCGCTGCACGGGATCTTCCTCTTCTTCGGCGACATCCTGCTCGCCTACGGGATCCTCGGGATGCTTCTGCTCGCCGTCCGCCGGATCAGCGCGAAGCCGGCACTGATCATCGCAGGCTGCCTCTATGCGCTGGTGATGGCAGTGGTGCTGGGCAGCGCCGCCCTCATGGCCATGATGGACGCGGCCGCCGGCGGGGACGCCATGGGCGGCGGGTTCGACTTCGGGCTGAGCGCCGAGGACGTCACCGAGGCGTACACCGGATCCATCGGCTCCTATCTGCTGTACCAGCTCATCGCCTGGATCGTCATGGTCTTCAACATTCTGCTCGGGCAGGGTCCCCTCGCCTTCGCCGCGTTCCTTGTGGGCCTGGTGGTCGGCCGCGCACGGCTGATCGAGCGGCTGCTGGCGGGCGAGTTCGCCACCGGGCGTCTGCTGGCGATGGCGCTGCCGGCACTGGCATTCGGGCTGCTGGTCAGCGGGCTCGGCTCGTGGCTGGCGTGGGGGCCGCCGGGCACGGCCGGACACGACGGCGGCGCCTGGGCGATGATGGGTCAGGCTCTCGCCCTCGCGGCCGGGCCGATCCAGTCCTTCGGATACGTGGTGGTGCTGCTGCTGGCGTTCCGCTCCGGAGCATTCGACTGGCTGGTGAGGCTCCTGGCTCCCGCAGGGCGCATGTCTCTGACGAACTATCTGCTGCAGTCGCTGGTGCTGATGCTGATCTTCGCCGCTCCCGGCCTGGGCCTGGCAGGTCAGCTCGAGGCGGGCGCCGTCGGCGGAATCGTCCTTGCCCTCTGGGCGGCCCAGCTGCTGGTCTCCCACCTGTGGTTCGCGAAGTTCAAGCGAGGCCCGCTGGAGGCCCCCGTCCGGGCGTGGACGTATAGGGAGAAGGCGTAG
- a CDS encoding glycosyltransferase family 87 protein, with translation MQRPAPISRTDPVVRLLSDRAGGPAGRRMGPRREGFWTLPRVLLALTAVGVLLSALSMQHCRANGWGGVEVYHYGCYSDVAALWSGRDFAESPWAPFLEDLSTFEYPVLTMLLASLAASVTHGLDGLTDGYWEHRTGLLFWDVTFLTAALCWFALVLVTMRAARHRPWDAAIVALSPAIIFGIGINWDIYPALALAGAILLAQRQRWAWAGLLIGVGASFKLYPLFMLGALFTLAVRRQLRKDDAAAAHPEDAPDLASLVRFTAAGAAAWAVLNVPAMLISWESWVRFYEFSSERGAGYSSIWHVWQTLAEQGPDADTVSTLSFLLFLACCAAVFVLGMTAPVPPRMVQLLFLIVAAFCIANKVYSPQFMLWLAPLIVLAAPRMRDVIIWHAVQLLHFWAIWMHLANIIGDAEPQHSFDESLYVIAAAAHMLSTLYICAQVIWDMHRPSRDIVRV, from the coding sequence ATGCAGCGACCCGCTCCGATCTCTCGCACGGACCCGGTGGTGCGGCTGCTCTCCGACCGGGCGGGAGGCCCGGCGGGACGGCGCATGGGGCCCCGGAGGGAAGGCTTCTGGACGCTGCCGCGGGTGCTCCTGGCCCTCACCGCGGTGGGGGTCCTGCTGTCGGCGCTGTCCATGCAGCACTGCCGGGCGAACGGCTGGGGCGGAGTGGAGGTCTACCACTACGGCTGCTATTCGGATGTGGCCGCGCTGTGGAGCGGCCGGGACTTTGCCGAGTCCCCATGGGCGCCGTTCCTTGAGGACCTGAGCACCTTCGAGTACCCGGTGCTGACCATGCTGCTGGCCTCCTTGGCCGCCAGCGTGACGCACGGGCTGGATGGTCTCACCGACGGCTACTGGGAGCACCGCACCGGGCTGCTGTTCTGGGACGTCACGTTCCTCACCGCTGCGCTGTGCTGGTTCGCCCTGGTGCTGGTGACGATGCGGGCGGCCCGCCACAGGCCCTGGGACGCGGCGATCGTTGCGCTCTCCCCAGCGATCATCTTCGGCATCGGGATCAACTGGGACATCTATCCCGCCCTGGCGCTCGCCGGGGCGATCCTTCTCGCTCAGCGGCAGCGGTGGGCCTGGGCGGGCCTGCTGATCGGCGTTGGGGCCTCCTTCAAGCTCTACCCCCTATTCATGCTCGGCGCGCTCTTCACCCTTGCGGTGCGCAGGCAGCTGCGGAAGGACGATGCCGCCGCAGCTCACCCGGAGGACGCCCCGGACCTGGCCAGCCTGGTGAGGTTCACGGCGGCGGGGGCGGCCGCCTGGGCCGTGCTGAACGTTCCGGCGATGCTGATCAGCTGGGAGTCCTGGGTCAGGTTCTACGAGTTCTCCTCCGAACGCGGAGCTGGGTATTCGAGCATCTGGCACGTGTGGCAGACCCTGGCCGAGCAGGGCCCGGACGCCGACACGGTGTCCACTCTCAGCTTCCTGCTGTTCCTGGCCTGCTGCGCGGCGGTGTTCGTGCTGGGGATGACCGCCCCGGTGCCGCCGCGGATGGTGCAGCTGCTGTTCCTGATCGTCGCCGCGTTCTGCATCGCCAACAAGGTGTATTCGCCGCAGTTCATGCTGTGGCTTGCCCCGCTCATCGTGCTGGCCGCACCCCGTATGCGGGACGTGATCATCTGGCATGCGGTGCAGCTGCTGCACTTCTGGGCGATCTGGATGCATCTGGCGAACATCATCGGCGACGCCGAGCCGCAGCACAGCTTCGACGAGAGCCTCTACGTCATCGCTGCGGCGGCGCACATGCTCAGCACCCTGTACATCTGCGCACAGGTCATCTGGGACATGCACCGCCCGTCCCGCGACATCGTCCGCGTCTGA
- a CDS encoding ABC transporter permease subunit, with protein sequence MSPHRTARGVHEPVRPFTPDPDLPGLTFGGALVSELRKLAALRTAWWLTGISVGLSVLLAAAVSWSFTGAAAEAELGHPSDIADGAMAGTYFAMILLGALAVIAVTTEYSTGSIRSALTAVPRRGMLAAAKLVAVLLMTAAAAAVIVGISHLTAALITEQLGVLDVVADGTVPIIYGASWLAMIITAALGFGLGLLLRSSAGGIVVLAVLLFVIDLALAVMYGVTQADWVQSLSEWHYMFFLNEFVRLGDEHREVGRPVAMLGMLVWAVVPTIAGWIRFLRADA encoded by the coding sequence ATGAGCCCCCACCGCACAGCCCGCGGCGTCCACGAGCCCGTCCGGCCCTTCACCCCTGATCCGGATCTGCCGGGGCTGACCTTCGGCGGGGCGCTGGTCTCCGAGCTGCGCAAGCTTGCCGCCCTGCGCACCGCGTGGTGGCTCACCGGCATCTCCGTCGGCCTGAGCGTGCTGCTGGCCGCGGCCGTCTCCTGGAGCTTCACCGGCGCGGCCGCCGAGGCCGAACTCGGCCACCCCAGCGACATCGCTGACGGCGCGATGGCCGGCACCTACTTCGCGATGATCCTGCTCGGTGCGCTCGCCGTCATCGCGGTCACCACCGAATACTCGACCGGCTCGATCCGCTCCGCCCTGACCGCGGTGCCCCGCAGGGGGATGCTCGCCGCCGCCAAACTGGTGGCGGTGCTGCTGATGACCGCGGCCGCCGCGGCCGTCATCGTCGGGATCAGCCACCTGACTGCGGCACTGATCACCGAGCAGCTGGGCGTCCTCGACGTCGTCGCCGACGGCACCGTGCCGATCATCTACGGGGCCAGCTGGCTGGCGATGATCATCACCGCGGCCCTCGGGTTCGGACTGGGCCTGCTGCTGCGCTCCTCCGCCGGCGGGATTGTGGTGCTGGCGGTGCTGCTGTTCGTGATCGACCTGGCGCTGGCAGTGATGTATGGGGTCACCCAGGCTGACTGGGTGCAGTCGCTCTCCGAGTGGCACTACATGTTCTTCCTCAACGAGTTCGTCCGCCTCGGCGACGAGCACCGTGAGGTGGGCAGGCCGGTCGCGATGCTCGGCATGCTCGTCTGGGCGGTCGTCCCGACCATCGCCGGCTGGATCCGATTCCTCCGCGCCGATGCCTGA
- a CDS encoding ABC transporter ATP-binding protein, which produces MITAENLTKTYGATTAVDGISFALQPGQVTGFLGPNGSGKSTTMRMAVGLDRPTSGSITVCGMEYARHPAPIRNVGAVLDAGAAHPGRTGRGHLKALAAPCRIPAGRVEEVIELTGMGPAANKRIRQYSLGMSQRLGIAAALLGDPAALVLDEPVNGLDPEGVRWVRQLCRQFAAEGRTVFVSSHLMSEMAQTADHLIVLGRGRILADAPMGELISDGAEQRTLVRAEEAATLMNALSGEGVTLTSLDTETFEVSGVCPRIIGRRALDTGVVLHELTPQETSLEDSYMRLTGEHVEYRSGGAG; this is translated from the coding sequence GTGATCACAGCCGAGAACCTCACCAAGACCTACGGGGCCACCACCGCGGTGGACGGGATCAGCTTCGCCCTGCAGCCCGGGCAGGTCACCGGCTTCCTGGGGCCCAACGGGTCCGGGAAGTCCACCACCATGCGGATGGCGGTCGGCCTGGACCGGCCCACGTCCGGCTCCATCACCGTCTGCGGGATGGAGTATGCGCGCCACCCAGCCCCCATCCGCAATGTGGGCGCGGTGCTCGACGCCGGCGCCGCCCATCCCGGCCGCACCGGCCGCGGGCACCTGAAGGCCCTCGCCGCCCCCTGCCGAATCCCCGCGGGCCGGGTCGAGGAGGTCATCGAGCTGACGGGCATGGGGCCGGCGGCGAACAAGCGGATCAGGCAGTACTCGCTGGGGATGAGCCAGCGCCTCGGGATCGCCGCCGCGCTCCTCGGGGACCCGGCGGCACTGGTCTTGGACGAGCCGGTCAACGGGCTGGACCCGGAAGGGGTCCGTTGGGTGCGGCAGCTCTGCCGGCAGTTCGCCGCCGAAGGGCGCACCGTGTTCGTCTCCTCCCACCTGATGAGCGAGATGGCCCAGACCGCCGACCACCTGATCGTGCTCGGCCGCGGTCGGATCCTCGCCGACGCACCCATGGGCGAGCTCATCAGCGACGGCGCGGAGCAGCGCACCCTCGTCCGTGCCGAGGAGGCCGCGACGCTGATGAACGCGCTCAGCGGCGAAGGCGTCACCCTGACATCCCTCGACACCGAGACCTTCGAGGTCAGCGGCGTCTGCCCCCGCATCATCGGCCGCCGCGCCCTGGACACCGGGGTGGTGCTCCACGAGCTCACCCCGCAGGAGACCTCGCTGGAGGACTCCTACATGAGGCTGACCGGAGAGCACGTCGAATACCGTTCAGGAGGAGCCGGATGA
- the trxB gene encoding thioredoxin-disulfide reductase: MTDQTPNQVHDVVIVGSGPAGYTAAIYTARANLNPVVLAGSVTAGGELMNTTEVENFPGFPEGIMGPDLMMNMEAQARRFGADIRHEDAAELKLEGDIKAIITGSGETLHTRAVILATGSAYRELGVPGEKELSGHGVSWCATCDGFFFREQHIAVVGGGDSAMEEATFLTKFASKVTVIHRRDSLRASQIMADRAHANEKIDFIWNHEVTRVDGDGKLNQLALRNTETGEESTLDVTGLFVAIGHDPRTGLFADQVELTEDGTVNVDDRSSRTSLPGVFAAGDVLDPHYRQAVTAAGSGCAAALDVEQYLASRLPTTPQLAETS; the protein is encoded by the coding sequence GTGACTGACCAGACTCCCAACCAGGTGCACGACGTCGTCATCGTCGGATCCGGGCCTGCCGGCTACACGGCCGCCATCTACACTGCCCGCGCCAACCTGAACCCCGTGGTGCTCGCCGGATCAGTCACCGCCGGCGGTGAGCTCATGAACACCACTGAGGTTGAGAACTTCCCGGGCTTCCCCGAGGGCATCATGGGCCCCGACCTGATGATGAACATGGAAGCCCAGGCCCGCCGCTTCGGCGCAGACATCCGCCATGAGGACGCCGCCGAGCTCAAGCTCGAAGGCGACATCAAGGCCATCATCACCGGCTCCGGCGAAACCCTTCATACGCGCGCCGTGATCCTCGCCACCGGCTCCGCCTACCGCGAGCTCGGCGTTCCCGGTGAGAAGGAGCTGTCCGGCCACGGAGTCAGTTGGTGCGCCACCTGCGACGGGTTCTTCTTCCGCGAGCAGCACATCGCGGTCGTCGGCGGCGGCGACTCCGCCATGGAAGAAGCCACCTTCCTCACCAAATTCGCATCCAAAGTCACCGTCATCCACCGCCGCGACTCCCTTCGCGCGTCCCAGATCATGGCCGATCGCGCCCACGCCAACGAGAAGATCGACTTCATCTGGAACCATGAAGTCACCCGCGTCGACGGTGACGGCAAGCTCAATCAGCTGGCCCTGCGCAACACCGAGACCGGCGAAGAGTCCACCCTGGACGTCACCGGCCTCTTCGTGGCCATCGGACACGATCCGCGCACCGGACTCTTCGCCGACCAGGTCGAGCTCACCGAGGACGGAACCGTGAACGTCGACGACCGCTCCTCCCGGACCTCACTGCCCGGAGTCTTCGCCGCCGGTGACGTCCTTGACCCTCACTACCGGCAGGCCGTCACAGCCGCGGGCTCCGGCTGCGCCGCCGCTCTCGACGTCGAGCAGTACCTCGCCTCTCGCCTGCCCACCACCCCCCAGCTGGCAGAAACCTCCTAA
- a CDS encoding NUDIX hydrolase, whose product MGARRAATYQQGPARARQSGQMPTVEEVSAGGVVIRPASRGFEAAIIARYNRGGRLEWCLPKGHPEGAEDYEQAALREVAEETGIEGSILTSLGSIEYWFTVPSHRVHKTVHHFLMEAVGGELTIEKDPDHEAVDVAWVNLDELDRRLSFPNERRIVGAAKQVISDTV is encoded by the coding sequence ATGGGCGCCCGCCGGGCGGCCACCTATCAGCAGGGTCCCGCGCGCGCCCGCCAGTCCGGCCAGATGCCCACCGTGGAGGAGGTCAGCGCCGGCGGAGTGGTGATCCGGCCGGCCTCCCGTGGGTTCGAAGCGGCGATCATCGCCCGGTACAACCGGGGCGGGCGGCTCGAATGGTGCCTGCCCAAAGGCCACCCGGAGGGCGCCGAGGACTACGAGCAGGCGGCCCTGCGGGAAGTGGCCGAGGAGACGGGGATCGAAGGCTCCATCCTGACGTCGCTGGGCTCCATCGAGTACTGGTTCACCGTGCCCAGCCATCGGGTGCATAAGACGGTCCACCATTTCCTGATGGAGGCAGTGGGCGGCGAGCTCACCATCGAGAAGGACCCGGACCACGAGGCGGTGGACGTCGCCTGGGTGAACCTTGACGAGCTGGACCGGCGGCTCTCGTTCCCGAACGAGCGGCGGATCGTGGGCGCGGCCAAGCAGGTCATCAGCGACACCGTCTGA
- a CDS encoding CCA tRNA nucleotidyltransferase translates to MVDLPQGFPDGARLPDAAAALGDRFEAAGFELSLVGGPVRDLFLGRLSPDLDFTTDAQPDQILRIVRPWADAVWEIGRDFGTIGLRKSDAEGDYQLEVTTYRAEAYDSGSRKPEVRFGKDLGDDLVRRDFTVNAMALRLPSLELVDPHGGVRDLVGRQLRTPATPEESFSDDPLRMMRAARFASQLSLDVAPEVREAMTQMAGRLEIVSAERVQAELVKLINGQSPRAGIDLMVDTGLADIVLPEVPALKRLDDEHNRHKDVYQHSLQVLEQAADLETDAEGPVPAPDFILRFAALMHDAGKPKTRRFEPGGAVSFRHHDVVGAKMTRKRMQALRFDKDSIRAVTKLVELHMRFYGYGEQEWTDSAVRRYVTDAGDQLERLHRLTRSDVTTRNRRKANRLAHAYDDLEDRIAELKQREELSKIRPHLDGEQIMEILGIPPGPSVGKAYKFLLDHRMEHGPMEHDDAVALLKDWARKSL, encoded by the coding sequence ATGGTTGATCTTCCCCAGGGATTCCCGGACGGTGCGCGCCTGCCGGATGCTGCTGCTGCTCTCGGCGATCGGTTTGAGGCCGCCGGTTTCGAGCTGTCGCTGGTGGGCGGCCCGGTGCGGGACCTGTTCCTGGGTCGGCTCTCGCCTGACCTGGACTTCACCACAGACGCGCAGCCGGACCAGATTCTCAGGATCGTGCGCCCTTGGGCGGATGCGGTGTGGGAGATCGGCCGGGACTTCGGCACCATCGGCCTGCGGAAGTCCGACGCGGAGGGTGACTACCAGCTCGAGGTCACCACGTACCGGGCTGAGGCCTATGACTCGGGCTCCCGGAAGCCGGAGGTCCGATTCGGCAAGGATCTCGGCGATGACCTGGTCCGCCGTGACTTCACCGTCAACGCGATGGCGCTGCGCCTTCCCTCCCTGGAGCTGGTGGATCCGCACGGGGGCGTGCGGGACCTGGTGGGCAGGCAGCTGCGCACTCCGGCGACCCCGGAGGAGTCCTTCTCGGATGACCCGCTGCGGATGATGCGTGCCGCACGGTTCGCCTCCCAGCTGAGCCTCGACGTCGCCCCGGAGGTGCGTGAGGCGATGACTCAGATGGCGGGGCGCCTGGAGATCGTCTCCGCCGAGCGCGTCCAGGCGGAGTTGGTGAAGCTCATCAACGGGCAGTCGCCGCGGGCCGGGATCGACCTCATGGTCGACACCGGCCTCGCCGATATCGTGCTGCCGGAGGTCCCGGCCCTGAAGCGGCTGGATGATGAGCACAACCGCCACAAAGACGTGTACCAGCATTCGCTGCAGGTGCTTGAGCAGGCCGCTGACCTTGAGACGGACGCCGAGGGCCCCGTCCCGGCGCCTGATTTCATCCTCCGGTTCGCGGCGCTGATGCACGATGCCGGCAAGCCTAAGACTCGTCGGTTCGAGCCGGGCGGGGCAGTCAGCTTCCGTCACCACGACGTCGTGGGCGCCAAGATGACCCGGAAGCGGATGCAGGCGCTGCGGTTCGACAAGGACAGCATCAGAGCCGTCACCAAGCTGGTGGAGCTGCACATGCGGTTCTACGGGTACGGCGAGCAGGAGTGGACCGACTCCGCCGTCCGCCGGTACGTCACGGACGCCGGGGATCAGCTGGAGCGGCTGCACCGGCTCACGCGCTCCGACGTCACCACCCGCAACCGGCGGAAGGCCAACCGGCTCGCCCACGCCTACGACGACCTCGAAGACCGGATCGCCGAGCTGAAGCAGAGGGAGGAGCTCTCCAAGATCCGCCCCCACCTCGACGGCGAACAGATCATGGAGATCCTCGGCATTCCCCCCGGGCCCAGCGTCGGCAAGGCGTACAAGTTCCTCCTGGACCACCGGATGGAGCACGGCCCCATGGAGCACGACGACGCCGTCGCCCTCCTGAAGGATTGGGCCCGCAAGAGCCTGTGA
- the murJ gene encoding murein biosynthesis integral membrane protein MurJ — MSQPSPPAHAPKNGVAAASTIMAAGTMVSRVLGFLRSMLLAVAIGGTTLIVDIFERANTIPNSVYLLLVGGMFNMVLVPQLIKAAKKPDQGADYTSRLLTLSVVVMFVCTAVLTVCAYPILRLLTLGWSEPMLALGTSFALWTLPQVFFYGVYAVIGQILNANAKFGWYMWAPVLNNLVAITMLIGYIVAFGQHQAGDDGMAEWTTTQTVILAGGHTLGIAAQAAILIWPLSRLGLTLRPKFGVRGMGLGATGRIAAWTLLTMTIGNVSNIIHIRLISGATAAREEMGEDGASVPGEYAANIAELIVLLPHSVFVLSIATVLFNQMSDAMGEGRVDEAREVMNRGLRIFAIPIMFSTIAFVVLAGVLGRLFAGAAADADMAAAAIGQLLILFAVVLPFRSASLYMMRTFYAAEDAKTPLKVTLVTMAFGQVTAHAALLVVPYESMPYVVVAVWGAMNVMRYGCFHVLAARRWGSFGLPSIITAYVSSGWAAVAAGLAGGLAAWAMGAYTFGFAYDSILTAAVTLLISGSVMAVVYIAVLRVLRVREFHEFMEPIGRRVPAARRLVRL; from the coding sequence ATGAGCCAACCCTCCCCTCCTGCCCACGCCCCGAAGAACGGGGTCGCTGCGGCGTCGACCATCATGGCGGCCGGCACTATGGTCTCGCGTGTGCTCGGGTTCCTCCGCAGCATGCTGCTTGCGGTTGCGATCGGCGGCACCACGCTGATCGTCGACATCTTTGAGCGGGCCAACACCATTCCGAACTCGGTCTACCTGCTGCTGGTGGGCGGCATGTTCAACATGGTGCTGGTGCCGCAGCTGATCAAGGCAGCGAAGAAGCCGGATCAGGGCGCGGACTACACTTCCCGGCTGCTGACGCTGAGCGTCGTGGTGATGTTCGTCTGCACCGCGGTGCTGACGGTGTGCGCCTACCCGATCCTGCGGCTGCTGACCCTGGGGTGGAGCGAGCCGATGCTGGCCCTGGGCACCTCGTTCGCCCTGTGGACGCTGCCGCAGGTGTTCTTCTACGGGGTGTACGCGGTGATCGGCCAGATCCTCAACGCGAACGCGAAGTTCGGCTGGTACATGTGGGCGCCGGTGCTGAACAACCTGGTGGCGATCACCATGCTGATCGGCTACATCGTGGCGTTCGGCCAGCATCAGGCCGGGGACGACGGGATGGCGGAGTGGACCACCACCCAGACGGTGATTCTCGCGGGCGGCCACACCCTGGGCATCGCCGCACAGGCCGCGATCCTCATCTGGCCGCTGAGCCGGCTGGGCCTGACGCTGCGCCCCAAGTTCGGGGTGCGGGGCATGGGGCTGGGCGCCACTGGCCGGATCGCCGCATGGACGCTGCTGACGATGACGATCGGCAACGTCTCCAACATCATCCACATCCGTCTGATCTCAGGCGCGACGGCGGCCCGTGAGGAGATGGGCGAGGACGGCGCCTCGGTGCCCGGCGAGTATGCGGCCAATATTGCTGAGCTCATCGTGCTGCTGCCGCACTCAGTGTTCGTGCTCTCGATTGCGACGGTGCTGTTCAACCAGATGTCCGACGCGATGGGCGAGGGCCGGGTGGATGAGGCGCGTGAGGTGATGAACCGGGGCCTGCGGATCTTCGCGATCCCCATCATGTTCTCCACCATCGCGTTCGTGGTGCTGGCCGGGGTCCTGGGGCGGCTGTTCGCCGGCGCCGCGGCAGACGCTGACATGGCGGCAGCGGCCATCGGGCAGCTGCTCATCCTGTTCGCGGTGGTGCTGCCCTTCCGCTCCGCCTCCCTGTATATGATGCGGACCTTCTACGCCGCTGAGGACGCCAAGACCCCCTTGAAAGTGACGCTGGTCACTATGGCCTTCGGGCAGGTCACCGCCCATGCCGCACTGCTGGTTGTTCCCTACGAGTCCATGCCCTACGTGGTCGTCGCCGTCTGGGGCGCGATGAACGTGATGCGCTACGGCTGCTTCCACGTGCTGGCCGCGCGCCGCTGGGGCAGCTTCGGCCTGCCCAGCATCATCACGGCCTACGTGAGCTCCGGCTGGGCCGCCGTCGCCGCCGGGCTCGCCGGCGGGCTGGCGGCGTGGGCGATGGGCGCCTACACCTTCGGATTCGCCTACGACAGCATCCTCACCGCCGCCGTCACCCTTTTGATCTCCGGGTCAGTGATGGCCGTGGTGTACATCGCGGTGCTGCGGGTGCTGCGGGTGCGCGAATTCCATGAGTTCATGGAGCCCATCGGCCGCCGGGTGCCGGCAGCTCGCCGCCTGGTTCGGCTGTAG
- a CDS encoding sensor histidine kinase, which translates to MPESERPPPSPTSGFEELALVRRPGIRGWFRRHPRCMNAAVVGIYLFISLWTLPTAALDMGQSAWWLLPGHLLIAALLCFRHRWPLLVLLAAGLTEAAMLAFYPWNGTQMLSVWFAAYCIGLHRGLIWAVGTGVPVTVFGYASYVRLDAWTAEHGPSFWLTDVYMAPTENVMGLGAVIVVVQLFSTGIAGAIGSAVRTSRRHEQEMLEWASRSHELAQAAERNRIAREMHDVVAHSLSVMISLADGAKVVSRRDPGRAEEVLTELSSTGRTALADMRRVIGVLKKGEDVGEARRPMRESLEELYEGFRQAGLPLRVRTSGPPLPEDAAFGLTVHRIIQESLTNVLRYGRQVTDVEAAVEHLPGTTEEEWQRLAEDGYSQKEAEALGLAGPAQVIISITDDGIVADADGPRSSVGSGLGIRGMQERAGFYNGSVWAGPGKYRGWTVRAVLEPPQRRRDA; encoded by the coding sequence ATGCCAGAGTCTGAGCGGCCGCCGCCGTCTCCCACCAGCGGGTTCGAGGAGCTCGCCCTCGTCCGGCGGCCCGGCATCCGCGGGTGGTTCCGACGCCACCCCCGGTGCATGAACGCCGCCGTCGTCGGGATCTACCTCTTCATCTCACTGTGGACCCTTCCGACCGCCGCCCTGGACATGGGGCAGAGCGCCTGGTGGCTGCTGCCCGGGCACCTGCTCATCGCCGCGCTGCTCTGCTTCCGGCACCGGTGGCCGCTGCTGGTGCTTCTCGCGGCTGGGCTGACGGAGGCGGCGATGCTGGCCTTCTACCCCTGGAACGGCACCCAGATGCTCAGCGTCTGGTTCGCCGCCTACTGCATCGGCCTGCATCGTGGCCTGATCTGGGCGGTGGGCACCGGTGTGCCGGTCACGGTGTTCGGCTACGCCAGCTACGTCCGGCTGGACGCCTGGACTGCTGAGCACGGTCCGAGCTTCTGGCTGACCGATGTGTACATGGCGCCGACCGAGAACGTCATGGGTCTCGGAGCCGTCATCGTGGTGGTCCAGCTGTTCTCCACCGGCATCGCGGGAGCCATCGGCTCCGCGGTCCGCACCTCCCGCCGGCACGAGCAGGAGATGCTCGAGTGGGCCTCCCGCAGCCATGAGCTTGCGCAGGCGGCGGAGCGCAACCGGATCGCCCGGGAGATGCACGACGTCGTCGCCCATTCGCTGTCGGTGATGATCAGCCTGGCCGACGGGGCCAAAGTGGTCAGCCGCCGCGACCCCGGACGCGCCGAGGAGGTCCTCACTGAGCTGTCCTCCACCGGCCGAACCGCGCTGGCAGACATGCGGCGCGTCATCGGAGTGCTGAAGAAGGGGGAGGACGTCGGTGAGGCCCGCCGGCCCATGCGCGAGTCCCTCGAGGAGCTCTACGAAGGATTTCGGCAGGCCGGGCTGCCCCTGCGGGTACGCACCTCCGGTCCGCCGCTGCCGGAGGATGCCGCATTCGGGCTCACGGTGCACCGCATCATCCAGGAATCGCTGACCAACGTGCTGCGATACGGGCGGCAGGTCACCGACGTCGAAGCCGCCGTCGAACATCTCCCCGGCACCACCGAGGAGGAATGGCAGCGCCTCGCCGAGGACGGATACAGCCAGAAGGAGGCCGAAGCGCTGGGGCTTGCCGGCCCGGCCCAGGTCATCATCAGCATCACGGACGACGGCATTGTCGCCGACGCCGACGGTCCCCGCTCCTCGGTAGGATCCGGGTTGGGGATCCGCGGCATGCAGGAGCGCGCCGGGTTCTACAACGGGTCCGTGTGGGCCGGGCCCGGCAAGTACCGCGGGTGGACCGTCCGGGCGGTCCTCGAACCGCCCCAGAGGAGGAGAGACGCATGA